The Primulina tabacum isolate GXHZ01 chromosome 16, ASM2559414v2, whole genome shotgun sequence genome window below encodes:
- the LOC142529601 gene encoding alkylated DNA repair protein ALKBH6 homolog isoform X2 — protein sequence MDVETSGLEEFVVGSVPTVFYLPEYVTVAEEEQLLNNIYKAPISKWRTLKNRRLQNWGGIVHDKGLLAQVPPWLEHVTHRIYAESKLFPSAINHVLINEYLSDQGIMPHQDGPAYVPVVAILSLGSPVIMNFTPHQSFKNAGGMMGFNNDTISESAPLHVNESLSEHRPFSVALMSRSLLIFKDAAYSDYLHGIEDSELQRYDEAINVNNTLLGDGQIPAISDLKIVSSSSEYGGGTIIHRTGTRISLTCRVVLKVHKTLAKLQI from the exons ATGGACGTAGAAACTTCCGGATTAGAAGAATTTGTTGTCGGTTCCGTGCCGACCGTGTTTTACCTTCCCGAGTATGTTACCGTAGCCGAAGAAGAGCAGCTCTTGAATAAT ATTTATAAAGCCCCCATTTCAAAGTGGAGAACTTTGAAGAACAGGAGACTACAAAATTGGG GAGGTATTGTGCATGACAAGGGTCTTCTCGCGCAGG TGCCACCTTGGCTAGAACACGTTACTCATAGGATCTATGCAGAATCAAAGCTTTTTCCGTCAGCAATCAATCATGTGCTTATCAATGAATATCTTTCTGATCAAGGAATAATG CCACACCAGGATGGACCTGCTTATGTACCTGTGGTGGCAATTTTGTCTCTTGGATCACCTGTTATTATGAACTTTACTCCCCATCAGAGTTTTAAAAATGCTGGAGGGATGATGGGATTCAATAATGATACAATTTCTGAATCAGCACCTTTGCATGTGAATGAATCATTGAGTGAACATCGTCCGTTTTCTGTAGCACTAATGTCGCGCAGCTTGCTGATATTTAAAGATGCGGCATACTCAG ATTACTTGCATGGCATAGAAGATAGTGAACTGCAGCGATATGACGAG GCTATCAATGTCAATAACACTCTTCTAGGCGATGGACAAATTCCGGCCATCTCCGATTTGAAGATTGTAAGTAGCAGCAGCGAATATGGAGGAGGCACCATCATTCACAGGACTGGTACGAGAATTTCTCTGACGTGCCGAGTAGTGTTGAAAGTCCATAAAACTTTGGCAAAACTTCAGATATAG
- the LOC142529601 gene encoding alkylated DNA repair protein ALKBH6 homolog isoform X3, giving the protein MDVETSGLEEFVVGSVPTVFYLPEYVTVAEEEQLLNNIYKAPISKWRTLKNRRLQNWVPPWLEHVTHRIYAESKLFPSAINHVLINEYLSDQGIMPHQDGPAYVPVVAILSLGSPVIMNFTPHQSFKNAGGMMGFNNDTISESAPLHVNESLSEHRPFSVALMSRSLLIFKDAAYSDYLHGIEDSELQRYDEAINVNNTLLGDGQIPAISDLKIVSSSSEYGGGTIIHRTGTRISLTCRVVLKVHKTLAKLQI; this is encoded by the exons ATGGACGTAGAAACTTCCGGATTAGAAGAATTTGTTGTCGGTTCCGTGCCGACCGTGTTTTACCTTCCCGAGTATGTTACCGTAGCCGAAGAAGAGCAGCTCTTGAATAAT ATTTATAAAGCCCCCATTTCAAAGTGGAGAACTTTGAAGAACAGGAGACTACAAAATTGGG TGCCACCTTGGCTAGAACACGTTACTCATAGGATCTATGCAGAATCAAAGCTTTTTCCGTCAGCAATCAATCATGTGCTTATCAATGAATATCTTTCTGATCAAGGAATAATG CCACACCAGGATGGACCTGCTTATGTACCTGTGGTGGCAATTTTGTCTCTTGGATCACCTGTTATTATGAACTTTACTCCCCATCAGAGTTTTAAAAATGCTGGAGGGATGATGGGATTCAATAATGATACAATTTCTGAATCAGCACCTTTGCATGTGAATGAATCATTGAGTGAACATCGTCCGTTTTCTGTAGCACTAATGTCGCGCAGCTTGCTGATATTTAAAGATGCGGCATACTCAG ATTACTTGCATGGCATAGAAGATAGTGAACTGCAGCGATATGACGAG GCTATCAATGTCAATAACACTCTTCTAGGCGATGGACAAATTCCGGCCATCTCCGATTTGAAGATTGTAAGTAGCAGCAGCGAATATGGAGGAGGCACCATCATTCACAGGACTGGTACGAGAATTTCTCTGACGTGCCGAGTAGTGTTGAAAGTCCATAAAACTTTGGCAAAACTTCAGATATAG
- the LOC142529601 gene encoding alkylated DNA repair protein ALKBH6 homolog isoform X1 — translation MDVETSGLEEFVVGSVPTVFYLPEYVTVAEEEQLLNNIYKAPISKWRTLKNRRLQNWGGIVHDKGLLAQGLPPWLEHVTHRIYAESKLFPSAINHVLINEYLSDQGIMPHQDGPAYVPVVAILSLGSPVIMNFTPHQSFKNAGGMMGFNNDTISESAPLHVNESLSEHRPFSVALMSRSLLIFKDAAYSDYLHGIEDSELQRYDEAINVNNTLLGDGQIPAISDLKIVSSSSEYGGGTIIHRTGTRISLTCRVVLKVHKTLAKLQI, via the exons ATGGACGTAGAAACTTCCGGATTAGAAGAATTTGTTGTCGGTTCCGTGCCGACCGTGTTTTACCTTCCCGAGTATGTTACCGTAGCCGAAGAAGAGCAGCTCTTGAATAAT ATTTATAAAGCCCCCATTTCAAAGTGGAGAACTTTGAAGAACAGGAGACTACAAAATTGGG GAGGTATTGTGCATGACAAGGGTCTTCTCGCGCAGGGTT TGCCACCTTGGCTAGAACACGTTACTCATAGGATCTATGCAGAATCAAAGCTTTTTCCGTCAGCAATCAATCATGTGCTTATCAATGAATATCTTTCTGATCAAGGAATAATG CCACACCAGGATGGACCTGCTTATGTACCTGTGGTGGCAATTTTGTCTCTTGGATCACCTGTTATTATGAACTTTACTCCCCATCAGAGTTTTAAAAATGCTGGAGGGATGATGGGATTCAATAATGATACAATTTCTGAATCAGCACCTTTGCATGTGAATGAATCATTGAGTGAACATCGTCCGTTTTCTGTAGCACTAATGTCGCGCAGCTTGCTGATATTTAAAGATGCGGCATACTCAG ATTACTTGCATGGCATAGAAGATAGTGAACTGCAGCGATATGACGAG GCTATCAATGTCAATAACACTCTTCTAGGCGATGGACAAATTCCGGCCATCTCCGATTTGAAGATTGTAAGTAGCAGCAGCGAATATGGAGGAGGCACCATCATTCACAGGACTGGTACGAGAATTTCTCTGACGTGCCGAGTAGTGTTGAAAGTCCATAAAACTTTGGCAAAACTTCAGATATAG